ATGTCACTGACACCGCCAAGCGTTTCGCTACCAATCGACATCCCGTGTCCCCAGTAAAAATGGTTATCCACCAAAACCACATGACGCGTGGCGCCGCCTGCGCCCGCTTTAATTGCCACATTATCGTCACCGGTTCTGATGAAGCTGTGGGCGATGAGGATATTCTGCGACGAAATGGGATCAATTCCGTCGGTGTTACGGGCATTCACCGGGGTATCAATACGCACGCCCCAGAACGTCGCATCCTGGACGTTTTTCAGCGTGACATGGAATCCAGGCGAATTTCGCAGTGTGATGCCGTGAAAAATAATATGCGAGGCATCTTCTATTTCAATCAGGCGAGGAACATTCTGCGCCCCGCCTTCCGTCTGCGCGCGGCGAGCCAGTTGCCACCATGACTCTTCCTGTCCTTGTATCGGTTTACCGCCCTGCCCATCAATAACGCCCTCCCCGACAATGCCGCCCCCGTCCGTGCTTTTAAAAAGAATAAAGGGCCGACAGCCATTCCCTTTATGATCGACCGTGCCACAATGGCCATTTTTGTCATAAACACGTGGGTCACTATTCGCAACCAGCATTGCCCCCCGCGAGATCCAGAGTGTGACGCCAGACTTCATGGTCAGCGGTCCACTGGAGAAACGACCCGCAAGGAGTTGTAATGCCTCACCCCGAGGGCAGTTATCCATCGCCGCCTGAAGCCGTCGGGTATCGTCTCCTGACGAAGAAGCCAGCCTTGCGCAGATATGCGCGGGCAGCACTGGTTCTGGCATATCAGCGTTATTCTGGGCCAATAGCATCGCGCTGAACCCTGATACCGGGAAAACAATGAGGCTGGCAATTATTCCTTTCACATTACGGAGCAGAGAAAACATAATCATCCCGACATTAGCATTGTTGAAGTATGGTTAAAGTGCTGCGATAAAAAACTGCCGAATTCGTACTTAGTTGAATTGGCGTTTAAGTTCAGCGGAGAAAAAGTGATAAGATGTTTCCCCTTTTTTATTTCCACGATTATCAATCAGTATTAATTCATTACACTTAAAGCGAAAGAGATTTAGCAAACCGCATTGGTTTTTCATGCTGCTTTCGTTTTAACTTCATGCAATACAGATATCTCTTTATGTGTACTCATTACCATCCCGTTTAGTAAAAACACGTCCGGATGTTGCATCAAGAGTGTTCACAATACGCTTTAGATCTTCTAAATCGTAATAAAACTGCTGATTTAACGGGATATTTCTGACAATCCCAATGCAATAGTTCAAAGCATTTAACGCATTATGTACCTGGTAAAGGCAAAGTGCGGCGTTGCTGTCCAGACGGGCTTTGGTTAACATGCGGACATCCTGCTCAATGCCTGCCCTGATAACGTCCAGTTTTAGGTACAATAAGCGCAAAGCGTCGGGCTCATCAGGTTCCAGTAA
This genomic interval from Kosakonia sacchari SP1 contains the following:
- a CDS encoding glycoside hydrolase family 28 protein → MPEPVLPAHICARLASSSGDDTRRLQAAMDNCPRGEALQLLAGRFSSGPLTMKSGVTLWISRGAMLVANSDPRVYDKNGHCGTVDHKGNGCRPFILFKSTDGGGIVGEGVIDGQGGKPIQGQEESWWQLARRAQTEGGAQNVPRLIEIEDASHIIFHGITLRNSPGFHVTLKNVQDATFWGVRIDTPVNARNTDGIDPISSQNILIAHSFIRTGDDNVAIKAGAGGATRHVVLVDNHFYWGHGMSIGSETLGGVSDIRVRDLTLDGTTSGLRIKSDISRGGVVSDVRYENVCMRGNRRPLDFDTRYDAHAIGNNIPVYLDISLSHIAGETGQLVLRGYDAVHPLQFALNGVSFNNTARWLIESAKIVIGPDGVTPAPPGETSLPRSAVPADCAKNWIPFPMTDASED